One Dehalococcoidia bacterium genomic window, CCCTCTCGGTAATTTAGCCCTGCGGAGTTTGGCATGATGCGCAAAAGCAAGAGCCGCCCCGGTTGGGGCGGCTCTTCAGGATGACTCAAGTCGCCTGTTACTTACTTGGAGGCGAGTAAGGCGCGCTTGACCATGACCTTGGCCAGCTCGCGCTGCAATTCGGTTATCTTTTTTATGGTCTCGCTTTTTTCAGTGCCCATCTGACTGCCTGTATAGTTAACAACAAATTAATAGTTTATTCACACTTAACTATTCTGTCAAATTGGCTTGCTACCCATCGTTTTTCTCCCAGGCCGATTGTTGCTATACTGGCAACTATATGTCCGCCTCTACAGATTTAGCCCTTATCAAAGAGGTGCAGAGAAAAGCCCGCCATGGGGAATCCGGCGAATGGCGCAAAGAGTACACGCGGCAGTACAGGCAGGTGCTGGAGCATATCTTCGGGGAGATACAGGAGGAGATCCGTCCGTACAGCGACTCTCCGGAGGAAGGCATCACGTGCCGGAAGGGCTGCACGCATTGCTGCGAGCATTTCGTGTCCGTTTCTGTTTCCCACGCCCTGCTGATAACCGATTACCTTTATGCCAGTGGAAAAGCCATGTCAGCCTTCCTGCGCGGTTACGGAAAATGGCTGCGTACTATCGAGGATAATCCACAGGCCGCCGCCGTTTTCAGCAGTCTGGAAGAACATACCGCATCTGCCGCCGTCGTGAAACCTTATTCCCAGGAGTTGCTTTCAGCCTATCACGCATGTACCATCCCCTGCCCTTTTTTAGACGCAGGCCAGTGTTCCATCTATCCGGTCAGGCCGGTGTGCTGTGCCGCCTACTTTTCGGTGAGCCATCACGACTATTGCCGCGCCGATAGTGATACTTTAGCCACCATCTTCGAAGTCGCGCCCTCACAGGCGAACCTGCGCAGGATGGCGGAGCTGACAGATCCCAGACTCTTTCTGCACCAAGAAAACCTGCCCAAACTGGTATATAAACTGCTGAGGGCAAGCTTACCAGAAGTCGTTCTGGAGGTCGAGAGGCTGTTTAACTCTGATTCTCCAGGTAAATAAAAAACAAACCTTAGCGCTTCGATTTGAGGGCACAAATGCATGAAAACATCGTTAAAGGATAAAATCGTGGTCGTCACCGGTTCCAGCCGCGGTATCGGGCGGGCTATCGCCCAGGCCTGCGCCCAATCAGGCGCGAGCGTTATGCTTTCTTCCAGAAGCGTCGCGGGAGTCTCCTGCTGCGTCGAGGAGCTGCGCCGGGAAGGGCTGGCTGTAAAAGGCTTTGCGGCGGATGTCTCCCGCGAAGAAGATGTAGAGCGCCTATTCGAAAACAGCCTGGCGGAGTTCGGCAGAATCGACGTCTGGGTCAACAACGCCGGGATTTCCGGCGGCTACCGCACTCTGCAATCCATGCCCGCAGCCGAGATAAAACAGGTCGTTGACATCAACCTGCTGGGCACCTTCTATGCCTGCCGGCTGCTCATCCCTTATTTCCTTTCCAGAGGCGGCGGCACAATCATCAACATGAGCGGGCGCGGCGGGCACGGCAATGCCAGCCCTTACCAGTCCCCCTACGGCGCCAGCAAGGCCGCCGTCACCAGCCTCACACTCAGTCTGGCCGCAGAGAACAAAGGCA contains:
- a CDS encoding YkgJ family cysteine cluster protein, which gives rise to MSASTDLALIKEVQRKARHGESGEWRKEYTRQYRQVLEHIFGEIQEEIRPYSDSPEEGITCRKGCTHCCEHFVSVSVSHALLITDYLYASGKAMSAFLRGYGKWLRTIEDNPQAAAVFSSLEEHTASAAVVKPYSQELLSAYHACTIPCPFLDAGQCSIYPVRPVCCAAYFSVSHHDYCRADSDTLATIFEVAPSQANLRRMAELTDPRLFLHQENLPKLVYKLLRASLPEVVLEVERLFNSDSPGK
- a CDS encoding SDR family oxidoreductase, which gives rise to MKTSLKDKIVVVTGSSRGIGRAIAQACAQSGASVMLSSRSVAGVSCCVEELRREGLAVKGFAADVSREEDVERLFENSLAEFGRIDVWVNNAGISGGYRTLQSMPAAEIKQVVDINLLGTFYACRLLIPYFLSRGGGTIINMSGRGGHGNASPYQSPYGASKAAVTSLTLSLAAENKGKPLSINCLFPGMVETDIYKDVQTCPETEPKMGIMPVLLKTFATPMARVQRVAVEMCAVKPGSVTGKCYSAERPERYLRALMALPDFIKAARNTKKG